Below is a window of Dietzia timorensis DNA.
CCGACACCCCGGCCACCACCGTCCCCTGCTCCGCACTCGCCTCCTACGGCACCGCGAAGCTCGGCTGCTAACAGACCACCTGACCGAAACACCACCACCCAACGCCCAACCGGGCAACACCGAAAGGAACACCACCATGCACAACGACATCCTCGACGGCTTCAACACCTACGCCACCCCGGCAGAACTCGCCGACACCAACGCAGCCGACACCCCGGCCACCACCGTCCCCTGCTCCGCACTCGCCTCCTACGGCACCGCGAAGCTCGGCTGCTAACAGACCACCTGACCGAAACACCACCACCCAACGCCCAACCGGGCAACACCGAAAGGAACACCACCATGCACAACGACATCCTCGACGGCTTCAACACCTACGCCACCCCGGCAGAACTCGCCGACACCAACGCAGCCGACACCCCGGCCACCACCGTCCCCTGCTCCGCACTCGCCTCCTACGGCACCGCGAAGCTCGGCTGCTAACAGACCACCTGACCGAAACACCACCACCCAACGCCCAACCGGGCAACACCGAAAGGAACACCACCATGCACAACGACATCCTCGACGGCTTCAACACCTACGCCACCCCGGCAGAACTCGCCGACACCAACGCAGCCGACACCCCGGCCACCACCGTCCCCTGCTCCGCTCTCGCCAGCATCACCACAGCAGAACTCGGCTGCTAAGACCCCTCCTCGGGACTGCCGCGGCGTAAGTCGGCCACGCCGCTTACGCCGCGGCACCTCCGCATCCTTCCCGGA
It encodes the following:
- a CDS encoding LxmA leader domain family RiPP → MHNDILDGFNTYATPAELADTNAADTPATTVPCSALASITTAELGC
- a CDS encoding LxmA leader domain family RiPP, translated to MHNDILDGFNTYATPAELADTNAADTPATTVPCSALASYGTAKLGC
- a CDS encoding LxmA leader domain family RiPP, translated to MHNDILDGFNTYATPAELADTNAADTPATTVPCSALASYGTAKLGC